One Tolypothrix bouteillei VB521301 DNA window includes the following coding sequences:
- a CDS encoding serine/threonine-protein kinase: protein MNGSSPEVLKSHAEILQRTQLGQLCGTKQLFRDRYTILRILGKGGFGVTFLARNAVLPGQPLCVIKQLCPKVDNVKSWKRACYRFEKEAKTLAQLGSHSQIPMLLDYFEVSGEFYLVQEYVKGFNLAQEVHRTGLYSEEAVKKLLGELLPVLRYVHNNHVIHRDIKPHNLLRCQDDGRLVLIDFGAVKEELVLKDGTPTDAPVNTNFIGTMGFAPPEQLSLRPVYASDIYALGVTCLYLLTEKLPLEFEYDIKTGEIHWQKEVNISAYFAQILERMLKLSLEERFQSVDDVIWALEMENHLPSLTDCLTTQRLGVNDRTTSQEPEYLTPTEKTARAIRDWQTKLKARMVSD from the coding sequence ATGAACGGCTCTTCACCAGAAGTACTTAAGTCCCATGCTGAAATTTTACAACGGACTCAGCTGGGTCAACTGTGCGGTACTAAACAGCTATTTCGCGATCGCTACACAATACTGAGGATTTTAGGGAAAGGTGGTTTTGGTGTCACGTTCTTAGCCAGGAATGCAGTGTTACCAGGACAACCACTCTGTGTGATTAAACAACTTTGTCCAAAAGTTGACAATGTTAAGAGCTGGAAACGTGCCTGCTATCGCTTTGAAAAAGAAGCAAAAACATTGGCTCAATTAGGAAGTCACTCTCAAATTCCCATGCTTTTAGACTACTTTGAAGTCAGTGGGGAATTTTATTTAGTTCAAGAATATGTTAAAGGTTTTAATTTAGCACAAGAAGTTCATCGAACTGGTCTATATAGTGAAGAGGCAGTGAAAAAACTTTTGGGAGAATTGCTGCCAGTATTGCGCTACGTACATAACAATCATGTCATTCATAGAGATATCAAACCTCATAACTTACTGCGATGCCAAGATGACGGACGTTTAGTGCTTATTGATTTTGGTGCTGTTAAGGAAGAGTTGGTGTTAAAAGATGGAACACCAACGGATGCACCAGTAAATACCAATTTTATTGGAACGATGGGATTTGCTCCACCAGAGCAACTTTCTTTGCGTCCGGTTTATGCCAGTGATATTTACGCACTAGGTGTAACTTGTCTTTATCTTTTGACTGAAAAATTACCTCTAGAGTTTGAGTACGACATCAAAACAGGCGAAATTCATTGGCAAAAAGAGGTCAATATTAGCGCTTATTTTGCTCAAATTCTAGAGCGAATGCTTAAACTTTCCTTAGAAGAGCGATTCCAATCAGTTGATGATGTTATTTGGGCTTTGGAGATGGAAAACCATTTGCCCTCCTTGACTGACTGTTTAACAACTCAAAGATTGGGAGTTAACGATCGCACTACCAGCCAAGAACCAGAATACTTGACGCCTACAGAAAAAACTGCAAGAGCGATTCGCGATTGGCAAACAAAGTTAAAAGCAAGAATGGTAAGTGATTAG
- a CDS encoding serine/threonine-protein kinase: MICCLNPDCPNPLNKSGRTFCQTCNTPLVHLLRNRFRVTGVLSDEGGFGRTYLAEDIDKLNELCVIKQLAPKVQGNWALKKAMELFQKEAERLQELGEHPQIPTLLAYFEQDNYLYLVQQFIDGQNLLKELQQRRAYNSQEIKEILLDLLPVLKFIHERGVIHRDIKPQNIIRRRTSQTTTGKVFHHTSTKAKKMDSLVLIDFGSAKQFTAKVQMKMGTSIGSQGYSPIEQIRDGDAYPASDLFSLGATCFHLLTGISPFKLWTEHGYAWVKNWREYVKSPISQDLERVLDKLLQKDIQQRYQSADEAIVDLTLKQQILPPLHPAGAPTPSVVVPPTQAPSKPKPYIFLRNSLLAGTAVLVLGSGEFWYKQFRRLEIKISSSISQPDRNIANRDVTVKTRELSPLGRFSLVSTVTGYSHPILTVAISPDGKTIASNSESGIKLLSLITGQEISTLHGHSSTVNSLTISSDGQTLASGSEDKTVKIWNLATGQEVRTLTGHSNSVRALALSQDGKVLAVGSDDNTIKLWSLVTGEEISTLVGHSNSVRSVIFSPDGRTVISGSYDKTIKLWNLATGEQIRTLEGHLGKVTALAISPNGKILASGSSDKTIKLWNPETGEQIRTLFGHSDKITSIAIGLNGKILASSSLDRTIKLWNLDTGQQIRVLLGHSDSVLSIAFSSDGKTLVSGSEDNTIKIWRVSR; the protein is encoded by the coding sequence ATGATCTGCTGTCTCAATCCTGATTGCCCAAATCCCCTGAACAAGAGTGGAAGGACGTTTTGCCAAACGTGCAACACCCCACTAGTTCATTTGTTACGAAATCGCTTCCGCGTTACAGGTGTACTGTCTGATGAAGGAGGATTTGGTAGAACATATTTAGCAGAAGATATTGATAAGTTAAATGAACTGTGTGTTATCAAGCAACTTGCTCCTAAAGTCCAAGGAAATTGGGCGCTAAAGAAGGCGATGGAGTTGTTTCAAAAAGAAGCTGAAAGATTGCAGGAACTGGGAGAACATCCTCAAATTCCCACTCTGTTAGCTTACTTTGAACAAGATAACTATTTATATTTGGTTCAGCAATTTATAGACGGGCAAAACCTGTTAAAAGAGTTACAACAACGGAGAGCGTATAACTCTCAAGAAATTAAAGAAATTTTGTTAGACTTACTACCCGTTCTGAAATTTATACATGAGCGAGGAGTGATTCACCGAGATATAAAACCTCAAAATATTATCCGTCGTCGAACTTCTCAAACAACAACAGGAAAAGTTTTTCATCATACTTCCACTAAAGCCAAGAAAATGGACAGTTTGGTTCTGATTGACTTTGGCTCTGCAAAGCAGTTCACGGCAAAAGTACAAATGAAAATGGGAACTTCCATTGGTTCGCAAGGGTATTCCCCCATTGAACAAATTAGAGATGGTGACGCTTATCCAGCTAGCGATTTGTTTAGTTTGGGCGCAACTTGCTTTCATTTACTAACTGGAATTTCTCCTTTTAAATTATGGACCGAACACGGATATGCCTGGGTTAAGAATTGGCGAGAATATGTCAAAAGTCCAATAAGCCAGGATTTAGAGCGGGTGTTGGATAAACTATTGCAAAAAGATATTCAGCAGCGCTACCAATCTGCTGATGAAGCTATAGTAGATTTAACATTAAAGCAGCAAATACTACCACCACTGCATCCTGCGGGTGCTCCTACTCCTTCTGTCGTTGTACCTCCTACTCAAGCACCATCAAAACCAAAACCATACATTTTTCTCAGAAATTCTCTCCTTGCAGGAACAGCTGTATTAGTGTTGGGTTCGGGAGAGTTTTGGTACAAGCAATTTCGCCGTCTTGAAATCAAAATATCTTCTAGTATCAGTCAACCCGATCGCAACATAGCGAATCGAGATGTCACTGTCAAAACTCGCGAGCTATCCCCGCTAGGTCGTTTTTCTCTAGTCTCAACTGTAACCGGATATTCCCACCCCATTTTAACTGTTGCTATTAGCCCAGATGGAAAAACGATTGCCAGTAACAGCGAGAGTGGAATTAAACTATTAAGTTTAATAACAGGACAGGAAATCTCGACCTTACACGGTCACAGTAGTACAGTAAACTCCCTGACTATTAGCTCAGACGGACAAACTCTTGCTAGTGGAAGTGAGGACAAAACTGTTAAAATTTGGAACCTGGCGACCGGTCAAGAAGTCCGTACACTTACAGGGCATTCCAACTCAGTTCGTGCTCTTGCCCTCAGTCAAGATGGTAAGGTTCTTGCAGTTGGCAGTGATGACAACACTATTAAACTCTGGAGTTTAGTAACAGGAGAAGAAATAAGCACGCTAGTAGGACATTCTAACTCGGTTCGGTCTGTCATTTTTAGTCCCGATGGTAGAACTGTGATTAGTGGTAGCTATGACAAAACAATTAAGTTATGGAATTTAGCAACCGGAGAGCAAATTCGTACCTTAGAAGGACACTTGGGTAAAGTGACTGCGCTTGCAATCAGCCCAAATGGTAAAATCCTTGCTAGTGGAAGTTCTGACAAAACTATCAAATTATGGAATCCGGAAACCGGAGAGCAAATTCGTACTTTATTTGGTCATTCCGATAAGATAACCTCTATTGCGATCGGTCTAAATGGCAAAATCCTTGCTAGTAGCAGTTTGGATAGAACTATCAAATTGTGGAATTTAGATACGGGACAGCAAATTCGCGTTCTGCTAGGTCACTCTGATAGTGTTCTTTCCATCGCCTTTAGTTCAGATGGAAAAACTCTTGTCAGTGGTAGTGAGGATAACACTATTAAGATTTGGCGAGTTTCTCGTTAA
- a CDS encoding WD40 repeat domain-containing protein, which produces MSLKITDTNIKVMTGAAIALLGFAGMWYWPSPPAATSASYQPSQAQTKPLLKFTEAFTLKGHTNSILAVAVSPDGHTLASVSADKTIKLWNLMTGEAIGVLRGHSDWVNSVAFSPDGKMLISGSTDKTVKIWSVSTQQEIRTLRGHLASVQSVAISPDGLTIASGSWDQSINLWNSATGAKIRTLKGSGDVVNAVAFSPDGKILASGNYFDNNINLWNTSTGKEIQTLSGHSDAVYSLAFSSDNQKLVSGSWDQTIKIWDLNTRREIHTLSGHTDRVWSVAISPDGKTLASSSWDKTIKVWNLATGQVINTLTGHTDRVWSVAFSPDGKTLASGSFDKTVKIWRLVQ; this is translated from the coding sequence ATGTCTTTAAAAATAACTGACACAAACATTAAAGTTATGACTGGTGCGGCGATCGCGCTTTTGGGATTTGCAGGAATGTGGTATTGGCCATCACCTCCTGCAGCAACCAGTGCGTCCTATCAACCCAGCCAAGCTCAAACCAAACCCCTCTTAAAGTTTACTGAGGCTTTCACTCTTAAAGGTCACACTAATTCAATTTTGGCAGTTGCTGTTAGCCCTGACGGACACACGCTTGCTAGTGTCAGTGCGGACAAAACTATCAAGTTATGGAACTTAATGACTGGAGAAGCGATTGGCGTTCTCAGAGGTCATTCTGATTGGGTTAATTCTGTCGCCTTTAGCCCTGATGGCAAAATGCTTATTAGTGGAAGCACTGACAAAACCGTTAAAATCTGGAGCGTCAGTACTCAACAAGAGATACGCACTCTCAGGGGACATTTAGCTTCAGTACAGTCTGTTGCCATTAGCCCCGACGGTCTAACTATAGCAAGTGGAAGCTGGGATCAAAGTATTAACTTGTGGAACTCAGCCACAGGAGCAAAAATTCGCACTCTTAAAGGGAGCGGCGACGTTGTTAACGCTGTTGCCTTTAGCCCGGATGGTAAAATTTTGGCTAGTGGTAACTATTTTGACAATAACATCAATCTGTGGAATACGTCAACAGGAAAAGAGATCCAAACTCTTTCAGGGCATTCTGATGCTGTTTATTCCCTTGCATTCAGCTCTGATAATCAAAAACTGGTCAGTGGCAGTTGGGATCAAACTATCAAAATTTGGGATCTCAACACCAGAAGAGAAATACATACACTCTCAGGACATACAGATAGAGTTTGGTCTGTTGCTATAAGCCCCGATGGCAAGACTCTTGCTAGCAGTAGCTGGGACAAAACAATCAAAGTTTGGAATTTAGCGACAGGACAGGTCATAAATACACTGACGGGACACACAGATAGAGTTTGGTCTGTTGCTTTTAGTCCGGATGGTAAAACTCTTGCTAGTGGGAGTTTTGATAAAACAGTTAAGATTTGGCGGTTGGTTCAGTGA
- a CDS encoding pre-peptidase C-terminal domain-containing protein, which yields MVETSNKQLANPLKLVLCGCMSSSLLITNYAFPIEVLANDLHSKPFLIAKPADERQPVAVEKGIEQIPVAEQSVPRQAKEPIESPLPPDVTSNSVNSTPKSNPSETGTVSKPTVSTTPKQPSNTNTTATSPGTGVAIPVPSPSGDRATPSRQGNPTPTRPASAKPTTTASSSVSPSRTPNFQEINFVDIAFGVLAPGDYQSQGRYYRFYQFEGRENQLVQIRLSGSADRRRTNNLNLDPFMFLLDSNNNVLLTRGSEEVNPQGVKDAFIFVRLPRTGHYTIAVTSRNPGDTGRYSLALRNDRASYSLDRSEELTQNSPIQRKSGSPYNVSKFQGKKDQLVSIRADSVFEQFSPYIVLLNSQGKIVATDNNKNGRYSALIDRAKLPEDGTYYVVVISANPRERGTYRLTVF from the coding sequence ATGGTAGAAACAAGCAACAAACAACTTGCCAACCCATTAAAATTGGTTTTATGTGGTTGCATGAGTAGTAGTTTGTTGATTACAAATTATGCTTTTCCAATCGAGGTCTTAGCAAATGACCTACACTCAAAACCCTTTTTAATTGCCAAACCTGCCGATGAGAGACAACCAGTCGCTGTAGAAAAAGGAATTGAGCAAATTCCGGTAGCCGAACAATCGGTACCCCGACAAGCAAAAGAACCTATTGAATCACCTCTACCTCCAGATGTAACTTCCAACTCTGTAAATTCCACCCCAAAATCCAATCCTTCTGAGACTGGAACGGTTTCAAAACCGACCGTCTCGACGACACCAAAGCAACCCTCTAACACTAACACAACTGCCACTTCACCTGGCACGGGTGTTGCTATTCCAGTACCAAGCCCTTCAGGCGATCGCGCCACACCTTCACGACAGGGTAACCCGACACCCACGCGCCCAGCAAGCGCCAAGCCAACAACAACAGCTTCTTCATCTGTTTCCCCATCCAGAACACCAAATTTTCAAGAAATTAACTTTGTAGATATTGCATTCGGTGTTTTGGCTCCAGGAGATTATCAATCACAGGGTAGATATTACCGCTTCTACCAGTTTGAAGGTAGAGAAAACCAACTGGTTCAAATTAGGCTAAGTGGTAGTGCAGATCGGCGTCGTACAAACAACTTGAATCTAGACCCCTTCATGTTTTTGCTCGATTCTAATAATAACGTGCTTTTGACTAGAGGGAGTGAAGAGGTGAATCCTCAAGGAGTCAAAGACGCATTTATTTTTGTCCGATTGCCAAGAACGGGTCACTACACGATCGCTGTTACCAGTCGCAATCCTGGAGATACGGGGCGATACAGTTTGGCTCTGAGAAATGATAGAGCGAGTTACAGTCTCGATCGCTCCGAAGAATTAACCCAGAACAGCCCAATTCAAAGAAAAAGTGGCAGCCCTTATAATGTATCGAAGTTTCAGGGTAAAAAAGACCAACTTGTGAGCATACGTGCTGACAGTGTCTTTGAACAGTTTTCCCCTTACATTGTCTTGTTGAATTCCCAAGGAAAAATTGTCGCTACAGACAATAACAAGAATGGAAGGTACAGTGCATTGATTGACCGAGCCAAGTTACCTGAAGATGGTACGTACTATGTAGTTGTTATCTCAGCAAATCCACGAGAACGAGGTACTTATCGGTTGACCGTGTTTTAG
- a CDS encoding serine/threonine-protein kinase, protein MLCCLNPDCLSPLNPEDSTLCSSCDTPLVPLLRNRYRVIKVLSDEGGFGRTYLAEDIDKLKELCVVKQFAPKIQGTSALKKAVQLFQEEAQRLQQLGEHNQIPHLLAYFEENNYLFLVQQYIDGQNLSKELQQVGTYSESNIRELLLDLLPVLQFIHKQGVIHRDIKPQNIIRRYGDGRLVLIDFGASKQLSVTVQTKIGTTIGSHGYTPIEQMEDGKAYPSSDLFSLGATCFHLLTGISPSKLWLQHGFSWVNDWQRYLKKPSSREVTLSSKLSKVLDKLLKVEFQKRYQAAEEVLRDLSQLSPPLPSTLLAANSSQSQLLPSPQSTLELRYPLFTGAGIVLLGLIGISVYLFYSPGVTQSSSVSQPSNTTVQSSHSPDTLRGHSSDVNSVAFSPDGQSLASASDDRTIKIWNLATRQTTFTLKGHSQWIWAVAFSPDGKTLASGSADSTIKLWNLETGQEMTTLGGHSGGVSSLTFSPDGRTLASGGLDKTVKLWDLTTGKEIRTLKGHTKATASVRFSPDGMTLASGSWDKTIKLWNVLTGEEVSTFKGHTDYVLSVAFSPDGVTLASGSKDKTIKLWNIATGDVTHTLTTHSDKVNSVAFLPTTAYSKSSNVAILVSGSSDNTIKLWNSANGKEIETLKKDSGYIYSVTISPDGQRIASGGSADNVIKVWQLPSLEDLYISGLK, encoded by the coding sequence ATGCTCTGCTGCCTGAATCCCGATTGTCTGAGTCCCCTAAATCCTGAGGATAGCACGCTGTGCTCTAGCTGCGATACACCATTAGTACCGCTGCTAAGGAATCGTTATCGTGTTATCAAAGTATTGTCTGATGAAGGTGGATTTGGCAGAACTTATCTTGCTGAAGACATAGATAAGTTGAAAGAATTGTGCGTAGTCAAGCAGTTTGCACCAAAAATTCAAGGAACAAGTGCTTTAAAAAAAGCAGTTCAGCTATTTCAAGAAGAAGCACAGCGATTGCAGCAACTCGGAGAACACAATCAAATTCCCCATTTATTGGCTTATTTTGAGGAGAATAATTATCTATTTTTAGTACAACAATATATCGATGGTCAGAATTTATCCAAAGAATTGCAACAAGTGGGAACTTATAGTGAAAGTAACATTCGTGAACTTTTACTAGATTTATTACCTGTGCTCCAGTTTATCCACAAACAAGGAGTCATCCACCGAGATATTAAGCCGCAAAATATTATTCGCCGCTATGGTGATGGGCGATTGGTGCTAATTGATTTTGGAGCCTCAAAGCAACTATCGGTAACAGTACAAACTAAAATTGGGACAACTATTGGTTCCCATGGTTATACCCCTATTGAACAGATGGAAGATGGAAAAGCTTACCCATCAAGCGATTTGTTTAGCTTGGGTGCAACTTGCTTCCATCTCCTGACAGGGATTTCTCCGTCTAAACTTTGGTTGCAACACGGCTTTAGTTGGGTGAATGATTGGCAGCGATATCTCAAAAAACCCAGTAGCAGAGAAGTAACGCTCAGTTCCAAGTTAAGCAAGGTTCTCGATAAACTTTTAAAAGTAGAATTTCAAAAGCGATATCAAGCAGCAGAGGAAGTCCTCAGAGATTTATCACAGCTTTCACCACCACTACCTTCAACCCTACTTGCGGCTAACTCATCACAATCTCAGTTGCTTCCTTCACCGCAATCGACTCTCGAGCTAAGATATCCACTGTTTACAGGTGCTGGGATTGTTCTGTTGGGATTGATAGGAATAAGTGTATATCTTTTTTATTCACCTGGAGTGACTCAATCTTCTAGTGTCAGTCAGCCAAGCAACACAACTGTTCAAAGTTCTCACTCACCAGATACGCTCCGAGGTCACTCCAGTGATGTTAACTCTGTAGCCTTTTCTCCAGATGGACAATCTCTTGCTAGTGCAAGTGACGATCGCACAATAAAAATCTGGAACCTTGCGACTCGACAGACAACCTTCACTCTCAAAGGTCACTCTCAATGGATTTGGGCTGTTGCCTTCAGCCCAGATGGTAAAACTCTTGCCAGTGGTAGTGCAGACAGTACCATCAAACTGTGGAATTTAGAAACAGGACAAGAAATGACCACTCTTGGGGGGCATTCTGGAGGAGTTTCGTCACTTACCTTTAGCCCAGATGGCAGAACTCTTGCGAGTGGAGGTTTGGATAAAACTGTAAAATTGTGGGATTTAACAACGGGAAAAGAAATTCGTACCCTAAAAGGGCACACAAAGGCAACGGCGTCTGTGAGATTTAGTCCCGATGGTATGACTCTTGCAAGTGGAAGTTGGGATAAGACAATTAAACTGTGGAATGTATTAACAGGTGAAGAAGTTAGTACATTTAAGGGACATACTGACTACGTTCTTTCTGTTGCCTTTAGTCCAGATGGTGTCACTCTTGCCAGTGGTAGTAAAGATAAAACAATTAAACTATGGAACATCGCAACAGGAGATGTGACGCATACCTTAACAACACATTCTGATAAAGTCAATTCTGTTGCTTTTCTGCCAACTACAGCTTATAGCAAAAGCTCGAACGTAGCAATCCTTGTAAGTGGTAGTAGTGACAATACAATTAAACTGTGGAATTCTGCAAATGGAAAAGAGATCGAGACTTTAAAGAAGGATTCTGGTTATATTTACTCTGTAACTATCAGCCCAGATGGACAAAGAATTGCTAGCGGTGGTAGTGCTGACAACGTTATTAAAGTTTGGCAGTTGCCGTCTTTAGAGGATTTATACATATCGGGGTTAAAGTGA
- a CDS encoding amino acid permease produces MVSHDYVKGNRNHRLVMSLPRTLSYLEACGFGLTGHVGWIGTAPVIHAALGAKAILIWVFGTIVSFLLNLQIQSLGRQWSDVAGGTPNYTARLLNKFPCLGLYAALAYYFSWAAAPALFSIILTNLVKVNFETLGIPCPETLLKIGFTVISFVVAFSGTRTLAVLHLFFAIPAILLLLLFSIQGVVWSTFSSTGPKLLLANISSLSVGEWAKWFFLASYSIYACETTSSFVADSREPNKTLNFLTIAAWLIVPVFLGGSWVLMCSSVNPEIGDDAFLNLVEASKPFWGQQASFLVTLLITFSCLLLCATAVSNSPRILYQLALDGQLSPIFTVVSPHGVLSPALLVTFLLSLICLYFGNVSQLVTVAATCYLLSIMGLHLGLWLSRGKPQVLWPWLSLGFFFIEALVLVVGGLAWNWQYFLIGLLLPIVLIVGDARLRHLKFELTYPKWWTKHYSTQSSHNNQDFIVLQVIVLVSLICVTVTSSWFVCTLAEKVSRNCFNSLLAIVLVTLSFLGVGIAGWTTLPQITAIDEARQQAKNLFITTLNTVPDTVLVVDENGTILQINAAAEELFQMSAEQLLGQNLNQLLIYYEGKPEQWPARSEQTLKTKQGSRIVESTVSQPSNRQRRQYVAILRDISERKLAETELIQYRCHLEQLVAERTVELMRLNQQLQQDIMERQRTQEQLLHNSLHDGLTGLPNQAFFMERVQLALERSKQQQDYLFAVLFLDLDRFKVINDSLGHLLGNQLLIAISHRLKSVLQAGDMVARFGGDEFTILIEEIEDINSALRVAETIQQVLALPFQLNENRVFTNASIGIAMSTTDYEQAAHILRDADVAMYCAKALGKARYEVFHPKMHEGASLLLQLETSLRHALLKQEEFRLYYQPIVSLLTDKIIGFEALIRWHHPERGLISPDDFIPLAEETGMIVNIGQWVLYEACHQMQRWQQQFPSLQPLTISVNFSGKQIAQPHIFKQIKDILQQTGLEPSSLKLEITESLLMDNFELANTLLSQLAALNVELHMDDFGTGYSSLSYLHRLPIQTLKIDRSFVTNIGNRGENLEIVRTIVALAHNLNMSVTAEGIETLEQLTHLKALQCDRGQGYFFSPPMESASVELLLRSHLARGNFTHRVLKK; encoded by the coding sequence ATGGTTAGTCATGATTATGTGAAGGGAAATAGAAATCATCGCTTGGTAATGAGCCTACCCCGCACTTTGAGTTATCTTGAAGCCTGTGGCTTTGGGTTAACGGGACACGTTGGATGGATTGGTACAGCACCAGTCATTCATGCAGCACTGGGAGCTAAAGCCATCTTAATTTGGGTTTTTGGCACAATCGTCTCTTTCTTACTGAACTTGCAGATACAAAGTTTAGGTAGACAGTGGTCAGATGTTGCTGGAGGAACACCAAATTACACAGCTAGGCTGCTCAATAAGTTTCCCTGCTTGGGTCTTTACGCAGCTTTAGCTTACTACTTTAGCTGGGCAGCAGCACCAGCATTGTTTTCCATTATCCTCACCAACCTAGTTAAAGTCAATTTTGAAACTCTAGGTATTCCTTGTCCGGAAACCTTACTCAAAATCGGATTTACGGTTATTTCATTTGTCGTAGCGTTCAGTGGCACTCGTACTTTAGCTGTCCTGCATTTATTTTTTGCAATCCCAGCGATTTTATTATTGCTTTTGTTTTCCATTCAGGGCGTGGTATGGTCAACTTTCTCCAGCACTGGTCCTAAGTTGCTGTTAGCTAATATATCGAGTCTGAGTGTTGGAGAATGGGCAAAGTGGTTTTTCTTAGCCAGTTATTCAATTTATGCTTGTGAAACCACTTCTTCTTTTGTTGCTGATAGCCGCGAGCCCAATAAAACTTTGAATTTCTTAACCATAGCGGCTTGGCTAATTGTGCCAGTTTTTCTAGGTGGTTCTTGGGTATTAATGTGTTCAAGTGTAAACCCAGAAATAGGTGACGATGCGTTCTTAAATCTGGTAGAAGCTTCTAAGCCTTTTTGGGGTCAACAAGCCTCATTTTTAGTGACCTTACTGATTACTTTCTCCTGTCTCCTACTTTGTGCTACAGCAGTTTCTAACTCTCCGAGGATTTTATATCAACTTGCCCTAGACGGACAGCTTTCTCCTATATTCACAGTAGTGTCTCCTCATGGTGTTCTGAGTCCCGCTCTTTTAGTTACCTTTTTACTGAGTTTGATCTGTCTGTATTTTGGAAATGTATCTCAGCTGGTTACGGTAGCAGCTACTTGTTATCTACTGTCGATTATGGGGCTACATTTGGGATTATGGCTGAGTCGAGGCAAACCGCAAGTCTTATGGCCTTGGTTGTCACTTGGTTTTTTTTTCATAGAAGCCTTAGTGTTAGTGGTGGGAGGTTTAGCTTGGAATTGGCAATATTTCTTAATAGGACTACTATTACCTATAGTTTTGATAGTTGGAGATGCACGGCTACGTCATCTAAAATTTGAGCTAACATACCCTAAATGGTGGACGAAGCATTACTCTACTCAAAGCAGTCACAATAACCAGGACTTTATTGTGCTACAGGTGATTGTCCTAGTATCATTAATTTGCGTGACTGTCACGAGCAGTTGGTTTGTGTGTACTTTGGCAGAAAAAGTTTCTCGCAATTGTTTTAATTCTTTACTAGCAATTGTACTGGTGACGCTTTCTTTTCTGGGAGTTGGGATCGCAGGCTGGACTACTTTACCGCAAATTACTGCCATTGATGAAGCACGCCAACAAGCCAAAAATTTATTTATTACTACTCTCAATACTGTTCCCGATACTGTTTTAGTTGTAGATGAAAACGGGACAATTCTTCAAATAAATGCAGCTGCGGAAGAACTTTTTCAAATGAGTGCCGAGCAGTTACTTGGGCAGAACTTAAATCAACTCCTAATCTACTATGAGGGTAAACCAGAGCAATGGCCTGCTAGAAGCGAACAAACCTTGAAAACCAAGCAAGGCTCGCGAATTGTGGAATCAACTGTTTCACAGCCATCTAATCGGCAACGACGGCAATATGTTGCGATCTTACGTGACATCAGTGAGCGAAAATTAGCCGAGACAGAATTGATTCAGTACCGTTGCCACCTCGAGCAGTTAGTAGCAGAGCGCACCGTTGAACTCATGAGGCTCAATCAGCAACTTCAACAAGACATCATGGAGCGTCAACGCACGCAAGAACAACTCTTACACAACAGTCTTCATGACGGGCTAACTGGCTTACCCAACCAAGCCTTCTTTATGGAGCGGGTGCAGTTAGCCTTAGAACGGAGCAAGCAGCAACAAGATTATTTATTTGCCGTACTCTTCTTAGATCTAGACCGCTTTAAGGTTATTAATGACAGCCTCGGACATTTACTGGGAAATCAACTTTTGATTGCCATTTCTCATAGGCTGAAGTCGGTTTTGCAAGCCGGAGATATGGTGGCCCGTTTTGGGGGTGACGAGTTCACAATCTTAATTGAAGAAATTGAAGATATTAACAGCGCTCTACGGGTAGCTGAAACAATTCAACAAGTTCTAGCTCTACCATTCCAATTGAATGAGAATAGAGTATTTACCAATGCCAGTATTGGCATCGCTATGAGTACGACCGATTACGAGCAAGCAGCGCACATATTACGTGATGCTGACGTGGCAATGTACTGTGCCAAAGCGCTGGGGAAAGCACGCTATGAAGTCTTTCATCCCAAAATGCACGAGGGTGCATCTTTGCTATTGCAGTTAGAAACTTCTCTGAGACACGCACTCCTGAAGCAAGAGGAATTTCGCCTTTACTACCAGCCAATTGTTTCACTCCTAACTGACAAAATTATAGGATTTGAAGCACTGATACGCTGGCATCATCCAGAACGAGGACTGATTTCCCCTGATGATTTTATTCCCCTAGCAGAAGAAACAGGAATGATTGTGAATATAGGGCAATGGGTGCTTTATGAAGCCTGTCACCAAATGCAAAGATGGCAACAACAATTTCCCAGTTTGCAACCCCTAACAATTAGCGTGAATTTTTCTGGTAAACAGATAGCGCAACCCCACATATTTAAACAGATTAAAGATATTTTGCAACAAACAGGGCTCGAGCCATCCAGTTTGAAGTTGGAGATTACTGAGAGCTTGCTGATGGATAATTTTGAATTGGCTAACACCTTGCTTTCCCAGTTAGCAGCTTTGAATGTCGAGTTGCACATGGATGATTTTGGGACGGGCTATTCATCCTTAAGTTACCTACACCGCCTACCAATCCAAACACTGAAGATTGACCGTTCTTTTGTCACCAATATAGGTAATCGGGGAGAAAATTTAGAAATTGTTCGCACTATCGTTGCCTTAGCTCATAATTTAAATATGTCTGTAACAGCAGAAGGTATAGAAACGCTAGAGCAATTAACACACCTCAAAGCATTACAATGCGATCGCGGACAAGGGTATTTCTTTTCTCCACCAATGGAAAGTGCATCAGTAGAATTACTGCTACGGTCGCATTTAGCACGTGGGAATTTTACACACCGCGTACTAAAAAAGTGA